TAATGGTGCTTATGAGTGTTTTAGCATTTACAAAGCGATCACTTTGCTCAAGGCTTTAGATGCTAATAAAAGGCCTAATAGTTTTCTTTATTGTATTGCTTTTAATCGCAATTTGTGCGTTAATCTATTTACTTTTAAGAAATAGAGATTATAGCGCCGAAATAAAGGACCTTGCATTAGAAAAAGAAGAGATAACGATTGAAAAGCTTGAAAAGCTTGCTGGTGATAATAGCCTAAGTAAAAACGAGCTTTTCGAACTTATTCAAATCTTTGTAGGAAATTTTAGTATACCAGCCAAAAATAACCAAATCATGCCAAAAGAAGCAAATAACTATATAAATTTCATAATTTTAATCTGCTCTCATAAAAATTCTGATGCAAAGCTCATTAGTTTTTTAGACAAAGAGGCTAAAAAGAAAAATCCAAGCTACATTGTTGAAATAGAAGAGAGTGAGAAAATTGGCATAGAAAATCGTAAAAATCGTAGATAAATTTATTCAAAAAAGTGTAGTTAAAATATCTTAAAATTAAATTTGGTATAAAAATGAGTTCTTATGATTTTGATTCTATGTACGTGATATTTCTTATTTTATTTTCAATCGTATTGCCTATATTTTCGATAATCCCTGCAGGTAGATATAATATAAAGGTTTATACGAGTAAATTTGATCTAATTGGACTTCATCTAATTTTTCCAATTATTATATTGCCTGCTTTGGTAGGTACTTTTATTTTAGTTTGTAGCTTTTTAAATATTTCAGATTATGCTGGTTTAGGCTTTATATTCTATGCTTTTTTGATTCTAATGATAGCTTATATAATTTATGGTTTTTATGTTTGCATCAAATATAACTACGGCTTTTTTCATTGCATTGTAGCGCTTTTTTTAAGATTTAATTATGTTACCCCGCTTATTTATCTGCTCTTTTTAGGCGGAAAAAACTACAAAGATGACAAA
This genomic interval from Campylobacter concisus contains the following:
- a CDS encoding fatty-acid--CoA ligase produces the protein MLIKGLIVFFIVLLLIAICALIYLLLRNRDYSAEIKDLALEKEEITIEKLEKLAGDNSLSKNELFELIQIFVGNFSIPAKNNQIMPKEANNYINFIILICSHKNSDAKLISFLDKEAKKKNPSYIVEIEESEKIGIENRKNRR